A region of the Dyadobacter sp. CECT 9275 genome:
ATCATTTACAATGTCAATTCAAGCTAAGGGCCTTGGATCAAATCAATAGTGCTAAGATATCGCTTAAATTGCGCGGCAAAGTCATATATATGAAAATAATAAGGACACTTCCCCTGATTGCATCATTGCTAGTTTGCTCAATAGCATTTGCCCACGAATTCTGGCTTGAACCCGTAAAGTTTTGGCTCAAAATAAATGAAAAAGTACGCATTGACTTGATGGTCGGTGAAGACTATCAGGGGCAACATACTAATGGGCACAAATACAAAATTTCAAAATTAGACCATTACTCAAATGGTGAAAAACAGGATATTCGCACCAAAGTTTACGGTGATAGCCTTAGTAGTATTGAAATATCTTTTCAGCAAGAAGGCAGCCAACTAGTCGCTTTTAACAATACCAACAAGTTTATTCAGCTAGAAGCCAGCAAGTTCAATGAATATCTTCGGACGGAGGGCCTGGACAATGTTGCAAAGCTTCGGCAGGACAAGAACGATACCTTGCAGCCGGGAAGGGAACTGTATCAACGCTGCGTCAAAACGTTGGTACAGGTAGGTAATAAATTAGACGGTTCTTACGCAGTCAATACAGGAATGAAACTGGAAATCATACCTAAAAAAAAACCCTACGCACAAAAATCAAAAGCTCCAATCACTTTCAAGATCCTCTTTGACAATAAGCCTTTGAACAACGCATTAGTACTTGCCTGGCATATGGTCGACGGCAAAACAACGCATGAAAAACTCCGAAGCGACAAAGCCGGACTGGTTTCTTTTCCCATTGATCAAACCGGTAAATGGATGATAAGCACCGTACACATGATCGCAAGTGGCAAAAATAAAGAAGCCGACTGGCAAAGCTATTGGGGAAGTTATACTTTTGGGTTCTACTGATCAGTGAGTTGTATTCAGTACTGTTCACTAAACCTTAAAGCTTACAAGTATCCTTTCGACAACCGGATCAAAGGTTTATAACGCTGCCCCGGCAATCCAATAGAAAGGTGCGTGCTGACTAGATAGGTTTGTCGCAGACTATTTTACCCCGACAATCTACAATGGATTAAAAGATGTAATCTATCACTTTTGATAACAACTATTAGTCAGCATCAGCAGTCAAGATTCTCTTCTAAAAGAATTCCAAATCATAGCGGTAAATTTCCGAAATGAAAATCCTGATCATAGAAGATGAACCCGAACTTGCTGCCGACATTGGAGCCTACCTATCGGCGCAGGATTACCTGTGCGAAT
Encoded here:
- a CDS encoding DUF4198 domain-containing protein, with protein sequence MTFLSKDKPWSIVHGQATELLILNDLLIANYKRIHNEAHKAVWTYHLQCQFKLRALDQINSAKISLKLRGKVIYMKIIRTLPLIASLLVCSIAFAHEFWLEPVKFWLKINEKVRIDLMVGEDYQGQHTNGHKYKISKLDHYSNGEKQDIRTKVYGDSLSSIEISFQQEGSQLVAFNNTNKFIQLEASKFNEYLRTEGLDNVAKLRQDKNDTLQPGRELYQRCVKTLVQVGNKLDGSYAVNTGMKLEIIPKKKPYAQKSKAPITFKILFDNKPLNNALVLAWHMVDGKTTHEKLRSDKAGLVSFPIDQTGKWMISTVHMIASGKNKEADWQSYWGSYTFGFY